From one Chitinivibrionia bacterium genomic stretch:
- a CDS encoding DUF6175 family protein has translation MKKILLSLLVLAMAGLTYASNLPMSKQATLVEVFSPSEISINAVGLGRNERAATIDLQKAAVWFALYGGTDPLLNNEQAINNFAPNQEAFFADVSRFITFRAERAISSTRARLPDTGRNGFRITKNVRVNVAMLRAELERMGVLIARADLAAQVGLPMIMVIPETPSGQTPLQVFEANPLARQAAGVIESFLTARRYDVIVPRAAEQLNDLASVQSQLRGNEVDIAYQLSLALGADVYITFSGQVDNNQARVVIRAYETTTARLLGTETGFSERRPGASQEALVEEAINGAIQNVLARITEFWIEDTRRGIQYKLILNVIGSFSQRQLTDLQFAVSDAVSEMFSTSREVIITDATMDYLVWTTNPQLNSSMNIFRELRNRLERFTDVQRININRKLIILGLDNP, from the coding sequence ATATTATTAAGTCTTTTGGTTCTCGCAATGGCGGGATTAACTTATGCAAGCAACTTACCTATGTCGAAACAAGCGACTTTGGTCGAAGTTTTTTCGCCGTCCGAAATTTCGATTAACGCGGTGGGCTTGGGCAGAAACGAAAGAGCGGCTACAATCGACCTGCAAAAAGCGGCGGTTTGGTTTGCGCTTTACGGCGGAACAGACCCGCTTCTTAACAACGAACAAGCGATAAATAATTTTGCGCCGAACCAAGAAGCGTTTTTCGCGGACGTTTCGCGCTTTATCACATTCAGAGCGGAGCGGGCTATTTCTTCAACAAGGGCGCGTTTGCCCGACACGGGACGAAACGGCTTTCGCATAACCAAAAACGTCCGTGTAAATGTTGCAATGCTCCGCGCAGAACTCGAAAGAATGGGCGTTTTGATTGCCAGAGCGGATTTAGCGGCGCAGGTTGGACTTCCTATGATTATGGTAATCCCCGAAACACCGAGCGGTCAAACCCCGCTTCAGGTATTTGAGGCAAATCCTCTTGCACGTCAGGCGGCGGGCGTTATAGAAAGTTTCCTTACGGCGCGCAGATATGACGTTATTGTTCCGCGCGCGGCAGAACAGTTAAACGATTTGGCAAGCGTTCAGTCGCAACTTCGCGGCAATGAAGTCGATATTGCATACCAGCTTTCTTTGGCTTTGGGCGCGGACGTTTATATAACGTTTTCGGGTCAAGTCGATAACAATCAGGCGCGAGTTGTAATACGCGCTTACGAAACCACAACCGCTCGCCTTTTGGGAACGGAAACAGGATTTTCGGAAAGACGTCCCGGTGCGTCGCAAGAGGCATTGGTCGAAGAAGCGATTAACGGCGCAATCCAAAACGTTCTTGCAAGAATTACGGAATTTTGGATTGAGGACACAAGACGCGGAATTCAATACAAATTGATTTTGAACGTCATTGGCAGTTTTTCACAAAGACAACTTACCGATTTGCAATTTGCAGTTTCGGACGCTGTTTCGGAGATGTTCAGCACTTCGCGCGAAGTAATTATAACCGACGCAACTATGGACTATTTGGTCTGGACGACAAACCCGCAACTTAACAGTTCTATGAATATTTTCAGAGAATTGAGAAACCGTCTTGAGCGTTTCACGGATGTTCAGCGTATAAATATAAACCGCAAACTTATTATTTTGGGGTTGGATAATCCGTAA